In a genomic window of Feifania hominis:
- a CDS encoding RNA polymerase sigma factor → MHRMELVRICDRAVVELAAGSSQALGVLYDHMARLIYSIAYAIVENEQDAQDVLQDTLIETVKYAPTYRPGSNARAWILTIARHLAVDAVRKRKPLAPLEAAEELAADGGVDRSCLEVFELLGRLDLEARQIVVFRLYAGLSYREISQVMGLTVANAQKKYQRALKKLKIECETGGAV, encoded by the coding sequence ATGCACCGGATGGAACTTGTCAGAATCTGTGACCGGGCGGTAGTGGAACTTGCCGCCGGAAGCAGTCAGGCGCTCGGCGTCCTATACGACCACATGGCAAGGCTGATCTACTCCATTGCCTACGCCATTGTGGAAAATGAGCAGGATGCGCAGGATGTTTTGCAGGATACGCTCATTGAGACGGTAAAGTATGCGCCGACCTATCGTCCGGGCAGCAACGCCAGGGCCTGGATTCTCACCATAGCCCGCCATCTGGCTGTTGACGCCGTCAGAAAGAGAAAACCGCTGGCACCGCTTGAGGCGGCAGAAGAATTGGCAGCGGACGGCGGTGTCGACCGGTCGTGCCTCGAGGTGTTCGAGCTGCTCGGCCGTCTTGATCTGGAGGCACGTCAGATCGTGGTGTTTCGCCTGTACGCGGGCCTGTCCTACCGCGAGATATCTCAGGTGATGGGGCTGACGGTGGCAAACGCACAGAAAAAGTACCAGCGTGCGCTCAAAAAGCTGAAAATCGAATGTGAGACGGGAGGCGCCGTATGA
- a CDS encoding desulfoferrodoxin family protein, translating into MKKEPSFYTDPEAGTIVQVICGGHGEVLQNGGLNLRRLQSNDTEAAHEKHLPVVRRYKNAIRVEVGEVFHPMTPEHSIGFVYLETERGGQRVDLKPDEEPVADFVVPEGDVPIAAYAYCNLHGFWRTEI; encoded by the coding sequence ATGAAAAAAGAACCGAGCTTTTATACCGACCCCGAGGCGGGGACAATTGTACAGGTGATCTGCGGCGGACACGGCGAGGTGCTGCAAAATGGCGGGCTGAATCTGCGCCGTCTGCAGTCCAATGACACCGAGGCTGCCCACGAGAAGCACCTGCCTGTGGTGCGGCGGTACAAAAACGCCATCCGTGTTGAGGTCGGCGAAGTCTTTCACCCTATGACGCCGGAGCACAGCATCGGCTTTGTCTATCTTGAGACCGAACGCGGCGGCCAGCGCGTGGATCTCAAGCCGGACGAGGAGCCGGTTGCCGACTTTGTTGTCCCCGAGGGGGATGTTCCCATCGCCGCCTACGCCTACTGCAACCTGCACGGCTTCTGGCGCACGGAAATCTGA
- a CDS encoding DUF2752 domain-containing protein — protein MRRPERRDMRPLSRKQAILFHIFLSVVLSAVLALYLSGRLACPLRRFAGIPCPLCGMSRSIFALLRGQFALSVQLHPMTIPLLTAVFLAVHARLFSKLRPYLYRGCAAVAALTLAVYFYRLWLEQIP, from the coding sequence ATGCGGCGCCCGGAGAGGAGAGACATGAGGCCTCTGAGCAGAAAGCAGGCGATCCTTTTTCACATTTTTCTGTCTGTGGTGTTGAGCGCCGTATTGGCGCTCTACCTTTCAGGCAGACTTGCGTGTCCGCTGCGGCGGTTTGCGGGGATTCCCTGCCCGCTCTGTGGCATGTCCCGCTCAATTTTTGCCCTTTTGAGAGGACAATTCGCCCTCTCCGTTCAACTTCATCCCATGACGATTCCGCTGCTTACAGCAGTGTTTTTGGCCGTACACGCGCGTCTGTTTTCAAAGCTGCGCCCGTATCTTTACCGGGGATGCGCGGCCGTGGCAGCGCTGACGCTGGCAGTCTATTTCTACCGGCTCTGGCTGGAGCAGATTCCCTAG
- a CDS encoding Ldh family oxidoreductase, translating into MENRYPHESVTQFVEEVFCRLGARRQDAGRAAEVIVTADLFDIFTHGVERVPDYYEAVRHGRIHPAAQPEILRETPVSALVDGHEGIGHALAVWCMELAIRKAKESGVGIVSLRNSNHYGFAGYYPLMAIREHLIGFSVTNTEGIMVGTNSRQALLGTNPIAFGMYAEPYVFLLDMATTVIPAGKVSLYSRDGRDLERGWAVGADGRVCTDAPTVRACINSKKTGGILPLGGEGETFGGHKGYGLGLMVEILSGILAGGDTSNLIRRLDPWVDRNSEFFVAMDYGMFGEPAQMEAHLSDYLHTLRTAERADPAVPIYTHGEKEQRAAEYNRAHGVLIHEKTAQKLLHVAQELGIDFDACRKKIQP; encoded by the coding sequence ATGGAGAACAGATATCCCCATGAGAGCGTGACACAGTTTGTCGAAGAGGTATTTTGCAGACTGGGTGCCCGGCGGCAGGACGCCGGGCGCGCCGCTGAGGTCATTGTGACAGCCGATCTCTTTGATATCTTCACCCACGGCGTTGAGCGCGTTCCCGACTATTATGAGGCAGTTCGCCACGGGCGCATCCATCCGGCGGCGCAGCCGGAAATTCTGCGGGAGACACCGGTCTCGGCTCTGGTTGACGGGCATGAGGGAATCGGCCACGCACTTGCCGTGTGGTGTATGGAGCTTGCCATCCGCAAGGCGAAAGAGAGCGGCGTTGGAATCGTCAGTCTGCGCAATTCCAATCACTACGGCTTTGCGGGCTACTATCCGCTCATGGCCATTCGAGAGCATCTGATCGGATTCTCGGTCACAAATACCGAGGGGATTATGGTCGGCACAAACAGCCGTCAGGCGCTGCTTGGAACAAATCCGATTGCGTTCGGCATGTATGCCGAGCCCTATGTCTTTCTGCTCGACATGGCGACGACTGTCATACCGGCCGGCAAAGTTTCGCTCTACTCGCGCGACGGCAGAGATCTCGAGCGGGGCTGGGCTGTGGGAGCAGACGGCCGTGTCTGTACCGATGCGCCGACCGTACGGGCCTGTATCAACTCGAAAAAGACCGGCGGAATTCTGCCGCTCGGCGGAGAGGGTGAGACCTTTGGAGGCCACAAGGGGTATGGACTGGGCCTCATGGTGGAAATCCTCTCAGGCATTCTCGCGGGGGGCGATACGAGCAATCTCATTCGCCGCCTGGACCCCTGGGTGGACCGCAACAGCGAATTTTTTGTGGCCATGGACTATGGAATGTTCGGAGAGCCTGCGCAGATGGAGGCACATCTGTCGGACTATCTCCACACGTTGCGCACGGCCGAGCGGGCCGACCCGGCCGTGCCGATTTACACCCACGGAGAGAAAGAGCAGCGCGCGGCCGAATACAACCGTGCGCACGGTGTTCTCATACACGAAAAGACCGCTCAAAAGCTGCTGCATGTCGCGCAGGAGCTCGGCATTGACTTTGATGCCTGTCGGAAGAAAATACAGCCGTAG
- a CDS encoding DUF3783 domain-containing protein: MRAHVKRPEPIALIHGLTAQDFSTVENILREQEAQVLEVGCDRLHWQVGTLAGFAGFQPPQPAENVPLASAVLLFSGFSGKAVDRALDALRTTGVKIPLKAVVTATNQSWSFSALAEELEKERAAIMARKSVDNPE; the protein is encoded by the coding sequence ATGAGAGCACATGTGAAAAGACCCGAGCCGATCGCGCTGATTCACGGCCTTACGGCGCAGGATTTTTCGACGGTGGAGAACATACTGCGCGAACAGGAGGCACAGGTACTGGAAGTCGGCTGCGACCGGCTGCACTGGCAGGTGGGGACGCTTGCGGGCTTTGCGGGTTTTCAGCCGCCGCAGCCGGCCGAGAATGTCCCGCTTGCCTCGGCAGTGCTTCTCTTTTCGGGTTTTTCCGGCAAGGCGGTTGACCGGGCGCTGGATGCGCTGCGCACCACCGGTGTGAAAATTCCGCTCAAGGCCGTTGTGACGGCGACAAACCAGAGTTGGAGCTTTTCTGCGCTCGCCGAGGAGCTCGAAAAGGAGCGCGCGGCAATCATGGCCCGAAAGAGCGTCGATAACCCGGAGTAG